From Desulfolucanica intricata, a single genomic window includes:
- a CDS encoding ATPase has translation MDLIELQNGLRKLDEYYREKKTRRDVLLETKENLIERKKLVQEQIELLQQVKILLQESAAYAREQARQQIESMVTHALQYTFGPDLEFKVELVERRGQPEADFYVVSNYSGFEIKTEPQDARGGGVVDVISLALRISLLHASRPEIPGPLLMDEPGKHLSEQFAPNLARFLKVISDTGRQVIMVTHNEQLTEAADAVYEVNLEEGKSIVRFKAGFEENI, from the coding sequence ATGGATTTAATTGAACTACAAAACGGTTTGAGAAAACTTGATGAGTATTACAGGGAAAAGAAAACCCGGCGTGATGTATTGTTAGAAACGAAGGAAAATCTTATAGAGAGAAAAAAATTAGTGCAGGAGCAAATTGAACTTCTCCAACAAGTAAAAATACTGCTCCAGGAGTCAGCTGCTTACGCCCGGGAGCAGGCCCGACAACAAATCGAGTCTATGGTAACACATGCTTTACAGTATACCTTTGGGCCGGATTTGGAATTTAAAGTGGAGTTAGTAGAAAGGCGGGGGCAGCCGGAAGCAGACTTTTATGTTGTTTCCAACTACAGTGGTTTCGAAATTAAGACAGAACCCCAAGACGCCCGTGGTGGGGGAGTAGTTGACGTTATTTCCTTAGCCCTGCGAATCTCTTTATTACATGCTTCCCGTCCGGAAATACCCGGCCCGCTTTTAATGGATGAACCCGGAAAACACCTGTCCGAGCAGTTTGCCCCTAATTTAGCACGCTTTTTAAAGGTAATCTCGGACACGGGGCGTCAGGTAATAATGGTAACGCATAATGAACAATTAACTGAAGCAGCAGATGCAGTGTATGAAGTAAATTTAGAAGAGGGAAAGAGCATTGTAAGATTTAAGGCTGGGTTTGAAGAAAATATATAA
- a CDS encoding AAA family ATPase, with translation MFIKKVIIENFQSHEYTEIEFPPGLTIIVGESDRGKSAIIRALRWVFENEPSGTDFIRAGARNCRVTVKTDQGIAVIRERTPSRNRYIVRSAGGTEETFEGFRNEIPEEVIKAHGVSKVRLDSDLEVSLNIAPQLDGPFLLSSPGSVKAKAIGRLYKVHIIDAAIRDTSQDINKLTKEEAQLTSQLNELEQKLLEFENLPDVEYRLQKGKFLMNEVIQGTGRKNCLEQIRCKLHEIRTEKNYYKDLIVKLADLDKGIELCEEVGELEKQKLQLKEISSDLKFTREKLESVRIILSATAGIEKGYSQYEHLIKKTGSRSDLINFRTKIGRLNRDMQRQTAIIQATGRVPGGAKHIELLTDVFDVYNRIIDIKNKLNAFRHEQKNYRLAAAQTEKIELSAVKYELIVRLEQRYLKLVNIKNIIAGLKRSMIGEKTFLTKTSQISAGLEKYDYLCLLQKQLEELRKLNQQHKKLLDRIANGHKFLQEREKEILSAANNYGLMLKKLGKCPTCFSEIDQATVDRIVSEIKLGRKVLYDS, from the coding sequence TTGTTTATTAAAAAAGTAATCATAGAAAATTTTCAATCCCATGAATATACAGAAATAGAGTTTCCACCGGGATTAACGATTATCGTCGGGGAATCAGATCGAGGAAAATCTGCTATTATTCGTGCCTTGCGCTGGGTTTTCGAAAACGAGCCCAGTGGGACTGACTTTATTCGAGCCGGTGCCCGAAACTGCCGTGTCACAGTAAAAACGGATCAGGGGATAGCGGTAATAAGGGAACGTACTCCCAGTAGAAACCGGTATATTGTGAGGTCTGCCGGTGGTACGGAAGAAACTTTTGAGGGCTTCAGAAATGAAATACCGGAAGAAGTTATTAAAGCCCATGGAGTTAGTAAGGTACGGTTAGACAGTGATTTGGAGGTGTCTTTAAATATCGCTCCACAATTGGACGGGCCGTTTTTATTGTCATCACCCGGCTCTGTAAAAGCGAAGGCTATCGGACGTCTATACAAGGTACATATAATCGATGCAGCCATTAGAGATACCTCACAAGATATTAATAAGTTGACCAAAGAGGAGGCTCAATTAACCAGTCAACTTAACGAGTTGGAGCAAAAACTATTGGAATTTGAAAATTTACCGGATGTAGAATATCGCCTTCAAAAAGGTAAATTTTTAATGAATGAAGTTATTCAGGGTACCGGTCGAAAAAATTGTTTAGAGCAAATTAGGTGCAAACTGCATGAAATTCGAACTGAAAAGAATTATTATAAAGATTTAATAGTTAAGTTAGCTGACCTGGATAAAGGAATAGAGCTTTGCGAAGAAGTAGGAGAACTGGAAAAACAAAAACTACAATTAAAAGAAATTAGTTCCGATTTAAAATTTACCAGAGAAAAATTAGAGTCTGTGCGGATAATTCTTAGTGCTACCGCCGGTATTGAGAAAGGTTATTCCCAATATGAGCACTTAATTAAAAAGACCGGTAGCAGGTCTGATTTAATTAATTTTAGAACTAAAATAGGTAGACTCAACCGGGATATGCAGAGACAAACTGCTATAATTCAAGCTACCGGTAGGGTACCGGGCGGTGCTAAACATATAGAATTGCTAACAGATGTATTTGATGTCTATAACCGCATTATCGATATTAAGAATAAACTTAATGCATTTCGTCACGAGCAGAAAAACTACCGCTTAGCTGCCGCACAAACAGAAAAAATTGAATTATCAGCTGTAAAGTATGAACTCATCGTACGACTGGAGCAAAGATATTTAAAGTTAGTTAATATAAAAAATATAATAGCCGGTTTAAAGCGATCTATGATTGGAGAAAAAACTTTTCTGACTAAAACTTCCCAAATTTCCGCCGGACTGGAGAAATATGATTATCTTTGTTTATTACAAAAGCAGCTTGAGGAACTTAGAAAATTAAATCAGCAGCATAAGAAGCTATTGGACAGAATTGCAAATGGTCATAAATTCTTACAAGAAAGAGAGAAAGAGATATTGTCCGCAGCCAATAATTATGGGCTAATGCTGAAAAAACTAGGTAAATGTCCCACCTGCTTTAGTGAAATAGACCAGGCTACTGTCGATCGCATTGTATCGGAAATTAAATTAGGAAGGAAGGTTCTTTATGACAGTTGA
- a CDS encoding metallophosphoesterase family protein, whose translation MKFLYLTDTHIRGNSPRARTDNFSENLAKKLEEVVKLANEIGVEAILHGGDIFDSPNPTLAVAGTFMDIFQRSQAPIIVIAGNHDLYAYNPATLNRTVLGFIARLGVLKLINPGERMYFKSPNLTIQLTGQHFYADLDREEPRRGYIVDKINCDFAIHMVHGMLLDKNIFPGAAYTLIEHIADLTEADYTLCGHAHQGFSDSKIGDKYFINPGAIARLVALPDEIERKPQVVLLDFSGPIPLYKKILLETALPGEDVLDRTHIDAKAFQEEKLASFVQGIKAAGEYEISNLTDIVNNIAGIKNLPDEVRAEALNRLAAVEETLN comes from the coding sequence ATGAAGTTTCTCTATCTAACTGATACACATATTAGGGGTAACAGCCCCCGGGCCAGAACTGATAATTTTTCGGAAAACCTAGCTAAAAAACTGGAAGAGGTAGTTAAACTCGCAAATGAGATAGGAGTAGAGGCGATACTGCATGGTGGTGATATTTTTGATTCACCCAATCCGACATTAGCAGTAGCAGGTACATTTATGGACATTTTCCAGCGCAGTCAAGCTCCGATTATAGTCATAGCAGGGAATCATGATCTGTATGCATATAATCCTGCCACTTTAAATCGCACTGTTTTAGGGTTTATAGCCCGGCTGGGAGTCCTTAAACTTATTAACCCCGGGGAGAGGATGTATTTTAAATCACCAAATTTAACTATTCAATTAACCGGTCAACACTTTTATGCGGATTTGGATCGGGAAGAACCCCGTAGGGGCTATATTGTAGATAAAATAAATTGTGATTTTGCTATTCATATGGTTCATGGCATGCTCCTTGACAAAAATATTTTTCCGGGAGCTGCTTACACTCTAATTGAACATATTGCAGATCTTACAGAGGCTGATTATACCTTATGCGGTCATGCACACCAGGGCTTCAGTGATTCTAAAATAGGTGATAAGTATTTTATCAATCCCGGTGCTATAGCGCGGCTGGTTGCTTTACCGGATGAAATAGAACGAAAGCCGCAGGTGGTGCTGTTGGATTTTTCAGGTCCTATCCCCCTGTATAAAAAGATTCTTTTAGAAACCGCACTGCCCGGAGAAGATGTGCTGGACCGGACACATATCGATGCCAAAGCTTTTCAAGAAGAGAAGCTTGCTTCCTTCGTACAAGGAATTAAAGCGGCAGGAGAATATGAAATCTCCAACCTCACCGATATTGTTAATAATATAGCAGGTATCAAAAACCTGCCGGATGAAGTAAGAGCCGAGGCCCTAAATCGACTGGCTGCAGTCGAAGAAACTCTTAATTGA
- a CDS encoding ATP-binding protein: MQVVGITTQQEVFIASRKRKFEINEILLIEDPGRENPRGEVVETQSFNRYIPLSTEHNALVDDKVITALKAVGYDIDKEEINLAKVRIIGEISTPVSVGAKVRLPVFSEVSDLLIKVYPEGGLTLGEIRGTAGLFHTLPGEIQNVLSIYEGNKVGTQKAVPFIFDYRAMNEYPHIGIFGGSGSGKSFGLRVVIEEFMKKNVPGIVLDPHYEMDFRDSFPNLPPEHRHNYRNSFALFTVGRDVGVNFEDLDTGALKSLLGANEQLTEAMDNAVGVLHSKKDSYESFSTKIKYMMMVLEGFEPDKLNDFERKIYNQMSKLSGRIAHSSTVRGISWRLNNLFYEGLFGSTTRPIEDSVMRGKIAVLRGPLKLLQVYGAYVFDRLYKKRRDYRDAQQKGEVADWFPPFIIFTDEAHSFVLKGERDTLSKRVIKTIAQEGRKYGVNICLATQRPALLDDTVTAQLNTKIIFRTVRSNDIEVIKEETDLGVEESRRLPYLNSGNAFISSAITGRAIPIRFRCTETVSPHVKNPFDELAEHFKNNADAFWEAVRDLLPISEGGENIFLPLLEKKLARKITRKELFDLMDKYVLEGKVSKEKGPFGFRYVAVSGGSEVTK, from the coding sequence TTGCAAGTTGTCGGTATTACTACCCAACAGGAAGTATTTATTGCTTCCAGAAAGAGAAAATTCGAAATAAATGAAATCTTGCTTATTGAGGATCCCGGGCGAGAAAATCCAAGGGGCGAAGTGGTGGAAACACAATCTTTTAACCGCTACATACCACTGTCTACCGAGCATAATGCCCTGGTGGACGATAAAGTCATTACGGCCTTAAAAGCAGTAGGTTATGATATAGATAAGGAAGAAATAAATCTGGCTAAGGTTCGAATCATCGGCGAAATCAGTACTCCGGTAAGTGTGGGGGCAAAAGTGCGGTTACCGGTTTTTAGCGAAGTCAGTGATTTATTAATAAAAGTTTATCCTGAAGGGGGTTTAACCTTAGGAGAAATCAGGGGAACCGCAGGTCTTTTTCATACCCTGCCGGGAGAAATACAAAATGTATTGTCTATATATGAGGGAAACAAGGTAGGAACCCAAAAAGCAGTACCTTTTATTTTTGATTACAGAGCAATGAATGAATACCCTCATATAGGAATATTTGGTGGCTCAGGTTCGGGAAAATCCTTTGGATTGAGGGTAGTCATTGAAGAATTCATGAAAAAAAATGTACCGGGCATAGTTTTAGACCCTCATTACGAAATGGACTTTAGAGATAGCTTCCCTAATCTTCCCCCGGAGCACCGGCATAATTACCGGAACAGCTTTGCTCTGTTTACAGTGGGCAGGGATGTAGGAGTTAATTTTGAAGACTTGGATACCGGTGCTTTAAAAAGCCTCCTGGGAGCGAATGAGCAGTTGACCGAAGCTATGGATAATGCTGTCGGGGTACTGCACAGCAAAAAAGACTCCTATGAATCCTTTAGTACTAAAATAAAATATATGATGATGGTACTGGAAGGCTTTGAACCGGATAAGTTGAACGATTTTGAGCGAAAAATATATAATCAGATGTCCAAACTTAGTGGAAGAATTGCCCATTCATCAACTGTGAGGGGTATTTCCTGGCGATTAAATAATCTTTTTTATGAAGGACTCTTCGGTTCCACCACCAGACCGATTGAAGATTCGGTTATGAGGGGTAAAATAGCAGTGCTGAGAGGACCTTTAAAACTATTGCAGGTGTACGGTGCTTACGTTTTTGACAGGTTGTATAAAAAACGCAGGGATTACCGGGATGCCCAACAGAAAGGTGAAGTTGCAGACTGGTTCCCACCGTTTATAATTTTTACAGATGAGGCCCATTCCTTTGTATTAAAGGGCGAGCGGGATACTCTCTCCAAGCGGGTTATTAAAACAATAGCCCAGGAAGGACGAAAATACGGTGTAAATATTTGTCTGGCTACACAGCGTCCGGCTCTGCTGGATGATACTGTTACCGCTCAATTAAATACAAAAATTATTTTCCGCACTGTTCGTTCCAATGATATAGAAGTAATAAAAGAAGAGACCGATTTAGGAGTTGAAGAAAGCAGGCGGCTTCCGTACTTAAATTCGGGAAATGCCTTTATTTCTTCTGCTATTACAGGCCGCGCCATACCAATCCGGTTTAGATGTACTGAGACGGTAAGCCCGCACGTTAAGAATCCCTTTGATGAGTTGGCGGAACACTTTAAGAATAATGCTGATGCCTTCTGGGAAGCTGTCAGGGATTTATTACCTATTTCCGAAGGCGGGGAAAATATTTTTTTGCCACTGTTGGAGAAAAAGTTGGCCAGAAAAATTACCCGTAAGGAGTTATTTGATTTAATGGACAAATATGTATTGGAAGGTAAGGTCAGCAAGGAAAAAGGTCCCTTTGGCTTCAGATATGTAGCAGTTTCAGGAGGAAGTGAGGTAACAAAATGA
- a CDS encoding DNA double-strand break repair nuclease NurA has protein sequence MINQLLKENLKEINLELKNRLAFSASRAGLRKKLADNLGCFNMLSEMSADQILSWSGGSPVAAVDGSVNSIGSIFPYMIYLFQAQAKVSNNNNVVLTKVFSPLVSEHYRELEGHNELKISPEQALLHKKDCTLAVMELNAAMQSVREYQPFLIMFDGGFARFERYAFQEWQNYQKLALSKGILTVGVIEEAKSFGLVEKLELNNSKSPVYDREILFGLMNPGECFMPEFGSVVKKRSYYTAFARFSQAPQAIACDFLEQQSGQAFEIMNYLYSITPSGSRGIPILLDIVDTEIRLSNKELELLINVSLDAEIREKFFIPNRKRRDY, from the coding sequence TTGATCAATCAGTTATTAAAAGAAAACCTTAAAGAAATAAATCTTGAACTAAAAAATAGATTAGCTTTTTCTGCATCCAGGGCCGGTTTAAGGAAAAAGTTAGCTGATAATTTGGGCTGTTTTAATATGTTATCAGAAATGTCAGCAGATCAGATTTTAAGTTGGAGCGGCGGCAGCCCGGTTGCTGCTGTTGACGGCTCAGTCAATTCAATTGGTTCGATATTTCCGTATATGATCTACCTGTTTCAAGCCCAGGCCAAGGTATCCAATAACAATAATGTTGTCCTAACAAAGGTATTCTCTCCACTGGTTTCGGAGCATTATCGAGAGTTGGAAGGCCATAATGAGTTAAAAATCTCCCCGGAACAGGCTCTTCTACATAAAAAGGACTGTACTTTGGCTGTAATGGAGCTTAATGCCGCTATGCAGTCGGTTCGTGAATACCAGCCTTTTTTAATCATGTTTGACGGTGGATTTGCGCGTTTTGAAAGATATGCTTTTCAAGAATGGCAAAATTATCAAAAACTAGCTTTATCTAAAGGTATACTTACTGTGGGTGTAATTGAAGAAGCTAAATCCTTTGGTCTGGTCGAGAAACTGGAACTAAATAATAGTAAGTCCCCTGTTTACGATAGGGAAATATTATTTGGTTTAATGAATCCGGGGGAGTGTTTTATGCCGGAGTTTGGCAGTGTAGTTAAAAAAAGGAGCTACTACACCGCTTTCGCCCGTTTTTCCCAGGCACCTCAGGCAATTGCCTGTGATTTTTTGGAGCAGCAGTCAGGACAAGCTTTTGAAATAATGAACTATCTTTATTCAATTACTCCCTCCGGTTCGCGTGGTATACCCATCCTGCTGGATATTGTTGATACTGAAATTAGGCTGTCTAATAAAGAATTGGAACTTTTAATTAATGTAAGTCTGGATGCTGAGATCAGGGAAAAATTTTTTATCCCTAACAGAAAACGCCGTGATTACTAG
- a CDS encoding DUF3307 domain-containing protein, producing the protein MLYQFALIFFGHILGDVFLQMNALSKLKRKSLCALALHVVIWTGIISIILIHLKLFAYWKVFFLFTTHFLIDWLKGTFFKPSPGDLRTLTFIDVVDQFLHFITLLTVFLYSMS; encoded by the coding sequence ATGTTATACCAATTTGCCCTTATATTTTTCGGTCATATTTTGGGTGATGTTTTTTTACAAATGAATGCACTTTCCAAGCTCAAGCGTAAATCTTTATGTGCACTGGCACTGCATGTAGTTATCTGGACCGGAATCATCAGCATTATTCTTATACATCTTAAGCTTTTTGCTTATTGGAAAGTTTTTTTCTTGTTTACTACTCATTTTCTAATTGACTGGCTTAAAGGCACATTTTTTAAACCAAGCCCGGGAGATTTAAGAACACTGACATTTATAGATGTAGTAGACCAATTCCTTCACTTTATAACCTTGCTGACAGTTTTTTTGTATAGTATGTCTTAA
- a CDS encoding competence/damage-inducible protein A encodes MKAEVIFTGTELLLGQILNTNAQYLQQALASIGVDLYYQVTVGDNLSRIIEAIQQARARADLIIIGGGLGPTEDDLSKEALAAALNLQLKENSVALKIVERFFKQYGLKMSSNNLKQALLPEGARVIDNPAGTAPGIVLEHNQKIYILLPGPPGEFKRMLEKEVLPFLRKRIGKNLMVIRSKVLKLTGIGEAALDEKLGELLHSSNPSVAPTAKLSKVHLRITAKAQNNTTADQMIENMEEKIRNKLNDFIYGVNEDTLAKAVIKQLQKKNCRLSLVEVFTGGYINHLLTSIPGHKNYLDLCISTSNSEKLANLLHIAPDLFKQNNYVELAAALATGIKNYTNADIGFAITGSYQEGLVYIGTAYKDSSVKKMQLWGSAHEMKERAATTSLSALWQMLK; translated from the coding sequence ATGAAGGCAGAAGTTATTTTTACCGGTACCGAGCTGCTGTTAGGACAGATTCTTAATACCAACGCCCAGTATTTGCAGCAGGCACTTGCATCTATTGGTGTGGATCTGTATTATCAAGTAACTGTCGGCGATAATTTGAGCCGGATAATAGAAGCTATTCAACAGGCCCGGGCCCGGGCTGATTTAATTATTATTGGTGGCGGGTTGGGACCTACGGAAGATGATTTAAGTAAAGAAGCTTTGGCAGCTGCTCTGAATCTTCAGCTAAAAGAAAATTCCGTTGCACTAAAAATTGTTGAGCGATTTTTTAAGCAATATGGCCTGAAAATGTCTTCAAATAATCTTAAACAAGCCCTATTGCCCGAGGGTGCTCGTGTTATAGATAATCCGGCAGGAACAGCACCGGGAATTGTTTTGGAACATAACCAAAAAATTTATATTTTATTACCGGGGCCGCCGGGTGAATTTAAGAGAATGCTGGAAAAAGAAGTTCTTCCTTTTTTGCGAAAGCGCATCGGTAAAAATTTAATGGTTATTCGTTCTAAAGTCTTAAAGCTAACCGGGATCGGTGAAGCTGCCCTTGATGAAAAATTAGGAGAGCTTTTGCATAGCTCTAATCCCTCCGTAGCTCCAACTGCTAAATTGTCTAAAGTACATTTAAGAATTACTGCCAAAGCTCAAAATAATACTACAGCTGATCAGATGATTGAAAATATGGAGGAAAAGATACGTAATAAACTAAATGATTTCATATATGGAGTGAATGAAGACACACTGGCCAAAGCCGTAATAAAACAGCTTCAGAAAAAAAACTGTCGCCTTTCCCTGGTTGAAGTATTTACGGGTGGATATATAAACCATTTATTAACCAGTATTCCGGGACATAAAAATTATCTAGATCTCTGTATTTCTACATCTAACAGCGAAAAGCTGGCTAATTTATTACATATTGCTCCGGATCTTTTTAAGCAAAATAACTATGTTGAATTAGCAGCTGCTCTGGCAACAGGTATTAAAAATTACACCAATGCGGATATTGGCTTTGCGATTACAGGTTCATACCAGGAAGGGTTAGTATATATAGGAACAGCTTATAAGGATTCTTCAGTCAAAAAAATGCAGTTATGGGGTTCTGCACATGAAATGAAAGAACGGGCCGCAACCACTTCTTTGTCAGCCTTGTGGCAGATGTTAAAGTAA
- a CDS encoding DNA methyltransferase, giving the protein MVLHKDFRYKPIDYPIDAATHPAHYLMHKYWARKPHNIINAYIEYFTKPGDLVLDPFMGSGVTIIEALKLNRRALGVDINPVAHFITESTVRPVSLDALKDNFNLLKEKAASIINRLYTTNCIYCGRNAHAISYHWLNGQPVEVKYCCNCYSQRKAIIKKFSFKDNEILESINRNYFTFIKDYNLWIPTIELPKNNQINAPGYGVTDLFTRRNLLALGLLLKAIEKYVDISVKDIMRFVFSSALVQGSKMIMHSKGQGPGWKVMGFWIPHNGASQELNVWHYFSNKFKRIYRGKKETNTLIKSGNYLLLQQSAANLPQIEDNSVDYVFTDPPYGASVPYLEMSSLWAAWLGFTLNYREEIVVSKNETYNKSLDNYKIMLLAAFKEIYNKMKPGAYMSLTFHNRDLRIWKILLYCLREAGFELINVVHQPQAKLSSSQGLYHQKRITGDFILNFIKPLRRHIFMPAAKINLEKTVVNKTRELIKKQGGATTDLVYQELIPLFVNSGALDEEENIQKDLEQILSKYFEQVKEEQTSNRGKKLEVYKWQERH; this is encoded by the coding sequence GTGGTTTTGCATAAGGATTTTCGCTATAAGCCCATAGATTATCCTATAGATGCAGCAACACATCCAGCCCATTATTTAATGCACAAATATTGGGCCAGAAAACCACATAATATAATTAATGCCTATATTGAATATTTTACAAAACCCGGAGATTTAGTATTGGACCCTTTTATGGGCAGTGGAGTAACTATTATTGAGGCACTTAAACTAAACAGGCGGGCTTTGGGAGTAGATATAAATCCTGTTGCTCACTTTATAACCGAAAGTACTGTTAGGCCGGTTTCTCTGGATGCTCTGAAAGATAATTTTAACTTGCTGAAAGAAAAAGCAGCCTCAATAATTAACAGGCTTTATACCACTAACTGCATTTATTGTGGTCGAAACGCTCACGCTATTTCTTATCACTGGCTTAACGGGCAGCCGGTTGAGGTAAAATATTGCTGTAATTGCTATTCTCAGCGTAAAGCTATTATTAAAAAGTTTTCTTTTAAGGATAATGAAATATTAGAATCTATAAACCGTAATTATTTCACTTTTATAAAAGATTATAATCTCTGGATACCTACAATAGAATTGCCTAAAAATAACCAGATTAACGCTCCCGGTTACGGGGTTACTGATTTGTTTACCCGCCGAAATTTGCTGGCTTTAGGTTTGTTATTAAAGGCTATTGAGAAATATGTTGATATAAGCGTTAAAGATATTATGAGATTCGTATTTTCCTCCGCTCTGGTACAGGGTTCAAAAATGATTATGCATTCAAAGGGGCAGGGCCCCGGTTGGAAGGTAATGGGTTTTTGGATCCCTCATAACGGTGCTTCTCAAGAGTTAAATGTATGGCATTATTTTTCTAATAAATTTAAACGTATTTACAGGGGCAAAAAAGAAACTAATACTCTAATTAAATCCGGGAATTATCTTTTACTGCAGCAAAGTGCTGCTAATCTTCCACAGATAGAAGATAATTCTGTAGATTATGTTTTTACTGATCCTCCTTATGGTGCATCAGTACCTTACTTGGAAATGAGTTCACTCTGGGCAGCCTGGCTCGGGTTTACTCTAAATTACCGGGAAGAAATCGTAGTCAGTAAAAATGAAACATATAATAAATCCCTTGATAATTATAAAATAATGCTGCTGGCGGCTTTTAAAGAAATTTATAATAAAATGAAACCAGGAGCATATATGTCACTAACCTTTCATAACCGGGATTTACGGATATGGAAAATTTTACTGTACTGCCTTCGTGAAGCAGGCTTTGAGCTTATCAATGTAGTTCATCAGCCACAGGCTAAACTGTCTTCTTCTCAGGGTTTATATCATCAAAAAAGAATAACAGGGGATTTTATTCTTAACTTTATTAAACCTTTGCGAAGACATATTTTTATGCCAGCGGCTAAAATTAATTTGGAGAAAACTGTTGTCAATAAAACCAGAGAACTAATAAAAAAACAGGGCGGAGCAACTACTGACTTGGTGTATCAGGAATTAATACCATTGTTTGTAAACTCAGGTGCCTTGGATGAAGAGGAAAACATACAAAAAGATTTAGAGCAGATTTTGAGTAAATACTTTGAACAAGTTAAGGAAGAACAAACAAGTAACAGAGGGAAGAAATTAGAAGTCTATAAATGGCAGGAGCGACACTAG
- a CDS encoding phenylacetate--CoA ligase family protein yields the protein MNYWDQKNETMSRDELVNVQLEKLRKLVYKVNQNVPFYQKAFEQVGLTAGDLSSIDDLRHLPFTTKQDLRDNYPYGLFAVPMDEVVRVHASSGTTGKPTVVGYTKNDLSTWADLVARALTMAGTTKSDFVHNAFGYGFFTGGLGIHYGAERIGATIIPISAGNTDRQIMIMRDFGSTILTCTPSYALYLAETAEGMGMDSIHLKAGLFGAEPWTDQMRRQLEDKLGILALDIYGLSEVLGPGVGCECSEKAGLHIFEDHFIVEVIDPVTGTPLPDGEKGELVFTTLTKEALPVIRYRTRDISVIHREKCACGRTHARIERITGRTDDMLIIRGVNVFPSQIESVLLEFGETEPHYQLVVDRKDNLDSLEIWVELSANMFSDRVRFLEDLEARLRHRILSVLGISSRIKLVEPHTIPRSEGKAKRVVDRRDLF from the coding sequence ATGAACTACTGGGATCAAAAAAATGAGACAATGTCAAGAGACGAGTTAGTAAATGTTCAATTGGAAAAGTTGAGAAAATTAGTTTATAAAGTTAATCAAAATGTACCATTTTATCAGAAAGCTTTTGAGCAAGTTGGCTTAACCGCCGGTGATCTAAGTTCCATCGACGATTTACGTCATCTTCCTTTTACCACCAAACAAGATTTGCGTGATAACTATCCTTATGGTTTGTTTGCTGTACCTATGGATGAAGTTGTACGGGTGCATGCCTCTTCCGGAACAACCGGTAAACCTACTGTGGTCGGCTACACAAAAAATGACTTATCTACTTGGGCAGATTTAGTGGCCCGCGCTTTAACTATGGCTGGAACCACCAAAAGTGACTTTGTTCATAATGCTTTTGGTTACGGGTTTTTTACAGGTGGTTTAGGTATTCATTATGGTGCTGAGCGCATCGGTGCTACTATAATTCCGATTTCTGCGGGAAACACAGACCGGCAGATAATGATTATGAGAGATTTTGGCTCAACTATTCTTACCTGTACCCCCAGTTATGCTTTATATCTGGCTGAAACAGCAGAAGGTATGGGAATGGATTCAATACATTTAAAAGCAGGTTTGTTTGGTGCGGAACCGTGGACGGATCAAATGCGCCGGCAATTGGAAGATAAGTTAGGTATTTTAGCCCTGGATATTTATGGACTAAGTGAAGTGCTTGGCCCCGGTGTAGGTTGCGAATGTTCGGAGAAGGCAGGACTGCATATTTTTGAAGATCACTTCATTGTAGAGGTAATTGATCCTGTGACCGGTACACCGCTCCCTGATGGAGAAAAAGGTGAACTGGTATTTACTACCTTGACTAAAGAAGCACTACCCGTTATTCGGTACCGGACCAGAGATATTTCTGTCATTCATCGGGAAAAGTGTGCCTGCGGCCGCACACATGCCCGCATCGAAAGAATTACCGGGCGTACCGATGATATGTTAATTATACGTGGTGTAAATGTATTCCCATCTCAAATTGAAAGTGTATTGTTAGAATTCGGAGAAACCGAACCCCACTACCAGTTAGTGGTAGACCGTAAAGATAATTTGGATTCACTGGAGATATGGGTTGAATTGTCAGCTAATATGTTTTCTGACCGGGTGCGGTTTTTAGAAGACTTGGAAGCCCGCCTGCGGCACCGTATATTATCTGTGCTTGGCATCTCTTCCCGTATTAAGCTGGTCGAACCCCATACTATTCCAAGGAGTGAAGGTAAGGCGAAGCGGGTTGTTGACCGTAGAGATTTGTTTTAG